A region of the Salvia splendens isolate huo1 chromosome 11, SspV2, whole genome shotgun sequence genome:
ataaaataaaataaaataaaaactaatataaattaaaaacttaaaatCACTTAAtcttcttttaataaataattgtttacttttcataatattttattactttAGTATTTCActcaaataatgacaattaacgaCAACATACATATAAAGATTCAATAAACAGTAAATTTatgtgaccaaattttgtaaaaatcaaaAACTGatctttttgagaaaaaaaattgatttatttatatatttaattaaaacataTGAACGCATATATGGTAGTGCATGGTCATAAATAAATAAGCTTTCGCTACCAATAATATCACACGATCTCAATTGGGCGACGACATCCAAATCTAATTTGAGAATTTTATATACGTTTATTGCATCATGTTGTTCCATTTCAATAAATCATTTGGAAACTTCATTAATTACTTTAAATTGAAATCCAAGACGGAGTACATAATAAATAATACTGTAGCACCATATTCCCACTTATTTTCCACTGCTCTCTTTCGGTTGTAGACCATTTATTCCTAAAGCCTTCAGATAGTTCTATAATGTTATAAACCTATTCGTCTACCATGgataaatatcataattaagatgaacttcatgatttataaaccctaatttgacTTAAAAGGTCCGAATAACTCGAAAAATTAGCATCAATACGTGTCAACACAGATCACGATAATTGGACATCATTATTCAtccttaaaaaaaaacttatacCACAACAAATCAAAAAATACTAACAAGATCAAAGAATAATGCACctgtttaaatttttaaagcTGCAAATACGATAATATGAGGTTCCCATTGCTCTATATTTGGTAGGATAGATAATTCAATTAGGGATGGATAACAAAAATAACATCCCTAAATGAGTTATCTATCCTACCAAACATTACCAAACATGCTCTTCAAGTTAGATTTGTGTTACGATAATCTGTAGTTTCCGGTGTGTATATATGAATACAAATTCGATATATCTTGCTACAAGACCCAAATAAACCAAGGTGAGGATCTGTTAGATGTAAGAAGACCGAAGCAGGGGTGCGGATAGCAGTGCCAGTGTAGGTAGACTTTTAGCCAATTTCGTACCTAAATCAAGGTAGAAAACCAGCACAAGGACTCTCTCCTTCAGTCCTCCACGAGGACCGGAGTAATTGTACACAACAGCTCTACTCGTACACCCGCTTCCTCTTCAAAATGGTCGGAAGTAATAAAATTGACCCAATGAGGAAAAGCAGGACCAACGTTTTAAGATCGTAGAGGTCTTTCAGTGACTTCAGTTCACCAAGAGCAATCCCGGCCTAGAGGAACAAATGAAACGTGAAATAAATTCTTGATTTTGTAAAAATGAGTAAGGGGACGTTTACTTGGGGGTGATAAACAAGCTCAAAAGGATGCAATCCAGCAAGAGGTTGATTAATTTTTATCTATCTGAGCTATCACCCAAAGTAAATGTCCAGAAATACATGTGATTAAGAAAGTAAAAACCAAAAGTCTTACCCTGACAGTAATATAGGAAGCTGGGATGAGACCAACAACAGttgcaaaaaagaaaatatgaaacGGTATATCCACGATTGGTGATGCCAGATTGATAAACAGGTTTGGCAATGTTGGAGTAACTCTCAGAAAGAGCATGTAATTCAGCAACTTCTCTCTCCGCTTTGCTATCTGAACACGTGTTTAAACAGAGAGTTTGAGCAAACTTAAGCAGCTCGTGTTACATACATAAAAATACACAAATAATTTTGAAATGTAAAACCGAAGATGATAATATACCTCAGCCTGGAAATATCTCAGTTTTTCAGGCCACAGCCAGTTGACAATAGGCCTGCCAATAAGTTTTGACAAAAAGTAGCAGGATGATGCGCCTGCTGTGGCGTTGAAAACTACCAAGAAAAGACCTCTGACTACGCCAAAAAGTGCTCCAGCTAGTAACGACATGAAAATCGTTCCAGGTATCATGAATGTCTGCATGAATATGTAAGTCGAGCAATAACCAAGAATGAACTTTGCTGGGTGTAACTGAGCATAAATTGCAAGATGATCCCTACAGCACATCATACAAGTATAAATACTAGAGAAAAATGGCACACAATATGCTCAGAAAGTGACATTTCTATAAACCAGAAATGGCAGAATTTAAAAACTTGTAAAAAAAGATTCACAAAGGGACAATGAAAAAAGCAGAGGATTTTAGCCTATTCAGGTTACTATCGGAGACAGTCAACAACCAATTGCAAAAATACTAAAGTACATTACACAACACATGGATATGTATTTAGTCACCAAAGCGCACCACAGTCAATATATAGACTAGACTGCATTGATCAGAATTACACATTGTTGGGCTccaaaacaaaaactaaaaagcaaagtCATTCGTCGTCGTGTATTTAGTGCTTAGCTTTGCTCAGATATATATATGCATCTATCACAAGTTTCTTTTCCAACAGCCTCACAATTACAAATAAAtcagtatattttttttcatctctTGCACTTAATCAATTAATTTGATCAACGCATCCTcttgaaatttaatcaaataattcaaaaggACTAGAGTTCATAATcaacataagagcatccacaaccgtgctcttgccagcggcacggttgtgagcccgggcggtactattcatgcctgctctctggcaagagcacaacacccacaactgtgctcttccgcaaggacgagcacaattaatataaaattcaattacacaaaaacatttccataatattaaaattcatttaaaacccacaataaatattacaaatgacaaataaaattaaacattgcataattaaaatcctaaaaattaaaaattacataattaaaatcctaaaaattaaaaattacataattaaaatcctaaaaattaaaaatgacactactcgttgccgaatttcgcccacatgtggttgattaggtcttcttgtagttgattgtggattcgagtatcgcgcattgtgtgtcttgtctcgatcctctcgccaaccgtcgtatgctcgcctcggcgtagggagacctcgctgttgagcttccggcttcgtcctcgtcgtagaagctagccgccctcggcccttcgtcggctataatcatgttgtgtaatataatacacgtgaacatgatgtcggcgatattattcacgtaccacagccgagccggggccttcacaatgttgaatcgagcttgaaggaccccgaaggctctttcgacatctttccgcgctgactcttgacgctgcgcaaaaagaacccgtctcgggtcgtgcgggttgtggagcgtcttcacgaacgtcgaccaccttgggtagataccatcggcgagatagtaacccatgcggtatatatttccgttgatggtgaagtcgatcgccggtgctacaccattcatcacatcattgaagagtggtgacgaatatagcacattcaagtcgttgttggatccagcaacgccgaaatatgcatgccaaatccataggcggtagtcggcgaccgcctcaaggataagcgttgggccgccgcctttgtgaccgctcaagtgttgccccctccaagcagtcggacaattcttccacctccaatgcatgcagtcaatgctgccaagcattccgggaaagccatggactgattcgtgaagacgaagcaaccgttggcaatcatcagtggtgggtgctcgaaggaattcatccccaaaagcagaacgaacgccctcgcaaaaattctttaaacataggattccagtggactcaccgatatgcaaatactcgtcgaacatgtcggccgtttgcccagtagcgagttgtcggatggcacacgtacacttctgcaacgccgtgatactttgccggccggctgcatctacacctgtttgaaagtattcaacacgtgcggacaatgtgttgacaattcgcatgaacaagcgctttgacatgcgaaaacggcgcctgaagtaatctgccggaaaccgcggctggtcggcaaagtagtcggcaacgagcctttcgtgggctccctcccggtcacgatggatgtaccgtcgatttgatctggttcgttgaggaggaggagcaggggtattcgccgcgacatatgcttcgtaagcggcacgatgttgttcgtagtattcttgttcttcgcgttccgcttccgccataatatgggtgaaatccatttgagattttgagtgggggatgaatgtgttgatagtttgtatgagaattatgaatgagagatgaatgagagatgatttgatgtgataaatggatgatgaatgtgtgtatttatagatgattttggggaaaaaaaaaaataaaaaaaaatcaaaaaaattcagaaaaaacgggaaaaaaacggccatatttttgggatttggaaaatattttttttttattttttagcattatttataattaaataccgattttaaaaaaaaaataaaaaaaagtttaaacacaacggctatgccgttgacgaatgggagcgcgccacgtgtgcgtccgctggcacggacgtgctcgatacatcgagcagcgccgtgccagcggcggtcctgcgccttgccaacggcgcggacggcggtggcgtctttcgccaccgctgcggatgctctaaaattcTCATAACAAAATAACACAAAACAGAATGCAGCATCTACAAATTAAGAGCTACACCATTACAAATGAATATAGATAATAATCAAGTGATGTCATTAACAAATCAAAATGGAAACCACCGCAATAATATAGCTACGTACTTGAGCGACCGGAGATCGGAGATCGTACGGGGAAGCTTAAGTAATTCATACTCCGCAGTCGGCATCGTGAGGTAAATGCACACCAATCCAGTAGAAAATACCAGAAACACCCCCAGCGCCGCCGCAAATTCCCATCGCGACAGAGGAAATCTATCCGCTTTCAACTTCTTCTCCGACGGAGAGTCAGCATTCTTCTCCACATCTCTATCCAGCACCCAGCAGCCGGCTTCCACCACCACGCTCCGCGGCGCCGCCATGACTGATCAATCAGCTGCGAAATCAACGCCGATACGATTTGGAAGCAGCTGCTTTTGCAGCGATGAAGACCGACCGGCTCTAATGCTTGATCTTGATTGTAATTAGAAAAACACAAATTGAGGTTTTTGTATGGCTAATTGCAGCAGCTGGAATTGAATGCGTTGAGGACGAGGAGCAATAAATCGGCACACTAAAATGAGAAAATTACCTGACACATAAGAAGTGAAAATCACGAGAAGGGGATCAGGGAATCTGTTGAGGATTGGAAAAGGGTGAAAATTCTCAAACTCTAAGCTGAAGAAATCAGAAATGTGGATTGAAAATCGAAGAGGCGAACCCTAGAGATTTCAGATGGgtagtgaaattttatttgaagaatatgcatttttaaGTTAGAAAGATATGGAGCGGTGGAGGGCAGTGAAAACAACTAGTACTACGTAGAAAAGATTTATTAATCCCTTTAAATGGTATTCGATTTGGACGATTGTATCTccgattaaatttgtagtgtgctTGGTGTATTATattcaatctcacaactcaattttAGATGGATATCAtggaataattagtcataactaaTCCCTtatgattaaaataatttcacaattcaatcctagattatatatcttggtattattttatcttggaaactgAACACCACTAATTTTGTATTTCGAGATTAAATATATTGTGTTTAGTTCAATACCATAATTAAGAGTCATGTTCAAATACATATACTATCCATTCCCCAACTAAAACCAATCCTACACCATTTGATCTTAAAattagtggatgagattaaagctcatgtatttcaataaataatagataaaaatatcaataagaTGGTAAAATTGTAAATCtgatataatataataattttcacgattttttatatcaacatagtgtattacaaatatgaACATAGTGACATGAGAATCTCAGCACAAGTAACGGAAAATACCAatacagttttattgatattgtaccTGCATTATATTGATATTGTTTGATGCATTTAGTGATataaaatctgcttatcaacatatacgaaaattgaaataaaaattataaaatttcatcatccgatcatcgtcggaacatatgcaattgagatctcgttagaatctttatgaaattacctttaatttgatatattttttacgaaaaaataatttaaatcaagttaattaaataaatatcaagttttgagatgattttAAAGAGAGGGAAAGtggttagagcatctccaatgcacggatgtcccactcggacatccactaggacttcccaaaacacctcctgccacgtcactaggacttcccctgcacaatccgcccttctcactaggacttcccgcaataaaaaaaaatcacaaattcacaaataaagcaagtagtgcgaatgaaatgaagttcaacgagccgtatatatagagtttttttataaaaaaaaattataactcggacatccgctgcggacgtccgacccacgccacaatggcggacgtccacccaCCCGTCGCGCGGAtatccgaggacatccgacgtccatacgggacgtccgtatccgactgTATGTGTtacaatggcagacgtcccggtcgcccgtcgcggaaaTCCGAccagacgtccgccattggagatgctcttagcttTAACTATCATATATAAAGAATTGACCTATATAaactttaagtttatttaataattttttaaaattttaaaatataatccacaTGTCATTATTTTAACCACTAATCTCCTAATCTAATTTgggattgttaattatttcctccgtctgcgaataggagtctcattcctaTCCGGCaagggttttaataaatgttgaGAACAGttggtggaagaaagttagtagaatattgggtccacttgtatatattagttttaaatgatatgtgagtggaatgagttggtggaatgtgaggcctcTTTACTATTATGGTAATTATGAActaagactcctattcgcggacggactaaaatagaaaaacgagactcttattcgcgaACAGAGGGAGCAGTTAGCAATTGATTACAACCCCCATAATtaaatcttagatggataatcaagagataattagtcataccTAACCCCTTATAACTAAAATTATTTTACAactcaatcttaaattatatcttgatattatttatATAGGAAACCAATCACTACCTTATAGTCCTTTTGGTTTATGTGattttgaatctcaaaactcgAAATCTTATAACTGAATTTATATtacataattattataattacataatcatataataataaGTTATAGTCacttctaaaaataaaaaataaatttataataatgaGTTATAATAACTGAAACTGTTACAATCAAACACTTCATATTGTTATCTACGTCATTATACACATAAGatacaattaattttaaaattcttgatacaattgattttaaaattctttattGAGAATCATTTATATCGAGGGGTATTATTGGAcacgaaaatttattttttctcctaAATACTCGTAAAATAAGCATGTGAAGACATTATCAATATTACACATATAGGGGGTTTTTtagatttataaaattatatttcataattaaatatgtattaaGTCCGATTCACGAAATTGAATCTTACAACTTAATCTTATATGGataatcatataataataaattatagttATCCTTTCTAACAAAATAATCTTAGAACTTAATTAGTCATAGAAATTAAACAATATCATCGTAGTAGTATATAATCAAGTCAACCTCcctaaacaatttcaataatgCATAATAGATGACTATTAGAAATTAACATTTACATTCGATTAATTAGTGTCTGTTGCTAGTCTAAATCTGTGGTATTAATAAATCACTTTCGTACGAAAGTTTGAATTTGGATTGATTTAGATTGTTTTTGGTTCATAATATTAATATCATGACTTTATTCTAGATGGATAaccatgtgataattagtcatagccaaacctctttttattaaatagtttcacaacttaatcctaaattatatattgctattattttttatCTAAGAAACCGAAAATCACCTTTGTCTAGTTTTAATGCTAAAAGTTGCTATAATATGGGACCAAGTTTGTGaagatttaaaattaattagcaTTGAACGAAGAAATGGTTTCAATTGATTTTGGGCCAAAAACAAAATTCTTATGTATCAAATATATGCATAATATTTTgtatacataaataaaatttaattagtactactatttctgGTGGAAAATTAAGCTATTAAGATTGCCACAATGGCAGCATAACTTAAAACCATGCATTTAAAACAAGAATATATTATTCGGTATATGTTTCGAAGGTATTCTCATATTTGAACAATCAACTATCATTTCATAGTTTTGTCGCGAATCCATTGGTGGACCGTGAATTTGGAATTAAATTacaattcaatttcaatttttttttttgataaaatgaaaatggataagaaGTTGAATTTATGTTTGGTCTGTGTGTGTTTGCAGTGTGAAGGTATCCAATTTAATACTACGTTTATTCACTGTTAAGTGATGTATATTTCTTTTTGGGACGTGGGCGTCCCAATAATTAAGTGAGTCATTTCGTTTTTTTGACATTGtatttcttactttttcttctctactttttttatcCATCTTGctactttattatctccatTTAACT
Encoded here:
- the LOC121753796 gene encoding uncharacterized membrane protein At4g09580-like; protein product: MAAPRSVVVEAGCWVLDRDVEKNADSPSEKKLKADRFPLSRWEFAAALGVFLVFSTGLVCIYLTMPTAEYELLKLPRTISDLRSLKDHLAIYAQLHPAKFILGYCSTYIFMQTFMIPGTIFMSLLAGALFGVVRGLFLVVFNATAGASSCYFLSKLIGRPIVNWLWPEKLRYFQAEIAKRREKLLNYMLFLRVTPTLPNLFINLASPIVDIPFHIFFFATVVGLIPASYITVRAGIALGELKSLKDLYDLKTLVLLFLIGSILLLPTILKRKRVYE